The Mesorhizobium sp. NBSH29 genome has a segment encoding these proteins:
- a CDS encoding phosphoserine transaminase gives MTDHHTPGLRPANPHFSSGPCAKRPGWSLEALGDASLGRSHRAKIGKAKLAEAIDLTREVLQVPADYRIGIVPASDTGAVEMALWSLLGARGVDMVAWESFGSGWVTDVVKQLKLEDSRLIGAPYGVLPDLSSIDFDRDVVFTWNGTTSGVRVPNGDFIPADRKGLTICDATSAAFAQKLDFEKLDVVTFSWQKVLGGEGAHGILILSPRAVERLESYKPAWPLPKIFRLTSGGKLIEGIFKGETINTPSMLCVEDYLDALKWAKSTGGLDGLMARADANFAVLDRFVASSDWAGHLAVDPATRSNTSVCLSIIDPQFIALDDKAQAAFAKAMVDALDREGVAYDIGSYRDAPAGLRIWAGATVETGDLEALMPWLDWAFATRKAALKAAA, from the coding sequence ATGACTGACCACCACACGCCCGGATTGCGTCCGGCAAACCCCCATTTTTCTTCAGGCCCTTGTGCCAAACGACCTGGCTGGTCGCTTGAGGCGCTTGGCGATGCTTCGCTTGGCCGTTCGCATCGCGCCAAGATTGGCAAGGCCAAGCTGGCCGAGGCCATCGACCTCACGCGTGAAGTCCTACAGGTGCCGGCGGATTATCGTATCGGCATCGTGCCCGCTTCCGACACTGGCGCTGTCGAGATGGCGCTGTGGTCGCTGCTTGGCGCGCGCGGCGTCGACATGGTGGCCTGGGAAAGCTTCGGTTCCGGCTGGGTAACCGATGTCGTCAAGCAGTTGAAGCTTGAGGATAGCCGATTGATCGGGGCCCCCTATGGGGTGCTGCCCGATCTCTCCAGCATCGATTTCGATCGCGATGTCGTGTTCACCTGGAACGGCACCACCTCGGGCGTCAGGGTGCCGAACGGAGATTTCATACCGGCAGACCGCAAGGGCCTCACAATCTGCGACGCCACCTCGGCTGCGTTCGCCCAGAAACTCGATTTCGAAAAGCTCGATGTGGTGACTTTCTCCTGGCAAAAGGTGCTGGGCGGCGAGGGTGCACATGGCATCCTGATCCTGTCGCCGCGCGCCGTCGAACGGCTGGAAAGCTACAAGCCGGCCTGGCCGTTGCCCAAGATCTTTCGCCTCACCTCCGGCGGCAAGCTGATCGAGGGCATTTTCAAGGGCGAGACGATCAACACGCCATCGATGCTGTGCGTGGAGGATTATCTTGACGCGCTCAAATGGGCCAAGTCGACTGGCGGACTCGATGGCCTGATGGCGCGAGCTGATGCCAATTTTGCGGTGCTCGACCGCTTTGTCGCCAGTTCCGACTGGGCCGGCCATCTGGCTGTCGATCCCGCAACGCGCTCCAACACTTCGGTCTGCCTGTCGATCATCGATCCGCAGTTCATCGCTCTCGACGACAAGGCGCAGGCCGCGTTTGCCAAAGCGATGGTCGATGCGCTGGATCGCGAGGGCGTTGCCTACGACATCGGTTCGTACCGTGATGCTCCCGCCGGTCTTCGGATCTGGGCCGGCGCGACTGTCGAGACCGGTGATCTCGAAGCGCTGATGCCGTGGCTCGACTGGGCGTTTGCTACCCGGAAGGCTGCACTCAAGGCTGCCGCCTGA
- the ugpE gene encoding sn-glycerol-3-phosphate ABC transporter permease UgpE → MIENTPVRTFIAHFLLVLGILIVAFPIYYTFVASTHSLQTILRPPLPLLPGDQFIENYSTALFGGIGRIGGVSVGTMLWNTTVMALGIAIGKIIISILSAYAIVFFRFPFRMTFFWMIFITLMLPVEVRILPTYKVMVDLNLIDTYAGLIIPIIASATATLLFRQFFLTIPGELVEAARVDGAGPFRFFKDILLPLSKTNIAALFVILFIYGWTQYLWPLLVTNSNDMNTIVIGLKKMISFADADTEWHLVMVTSMLAIVPPILVVVLMQRWFVRGLVDTEK, encoded by the coding sequence ATGATCGAAAACACCCCCGTCCGCACGTTTATCGCGCATTTCCTGCTGGTGCTGGGCATCCTCATCGTCGCCTTCCCAATCTACTATACCTTCGTGGCGTCGACTCACTCCCTGCAGACCATCCTGCGTCCGCCCCTTCCGCTGTTGCCGGGTGACCAGTTTATCGAGAACTATTCCACCGCGCTGTTCGGCGGCATCGGTCGCATCGGCGGCGTTTCGGTTGGCACCATGCTGTGGAATACAACGGTCATGGCGCTCGGTATCGCCATAGGCAAGATCATCATCTCTATTCTCTCGGCCTACGCCATCGTGTTCTTCCGCTTCCCGTTTCGGATGACGTTCTTCTGGATGATCTTCATCACCCTGATGCTCCCTGTAGAGGTCCGCATCCTGCCGACCTACAAAGTGATGGTCGACTTAAACCTGATCGACACCTATGCCGGTCTGATCATTCCGATCATCGCGTCTGCGACTGCAACGCTTTTATTCCGGCAGTTCTTCCTGACCATTCCAGGCGAGCTGGTGGAGGCTGCACGCGTCGACGGCGCTGGCCCGTTCCGCTTTTTCAAGGACATCCTGCTGCCGCTCTCGAAGACCAACATCGCGGCCCTATTTGTGATCCTCTTCATCTACGGCTGGACACAATATCTGTGGCCGCTTCTCGTCACTAATTCCAACGACATGAACACCATAGTCATCGGCCTGAAGAAGATGATCTCCTTCGCCGATGCCGATACTGAATGGCACCTCGTCATGGTCACCTCAATGCTCGCCATCGTGCCACCGATCCTGGTGGTCGTGTTGATGCAACGCTGGTTCGTGCGCGGTCTGGTTGATACGGAGAAATAA
- a CDS encoding sn-glycerol-3-phosphate import ATP-binding protein UgpC produces MATVTLNDVKKVYPGGVEAVKGVSIAIPDKALCVLVGPSGCGKSTLLRMIAGLESITDGTVSIGDRVVNAIGPTERDIAMVFQNYALYPHMKVYDNMAYGLRNRGTPKDEIDRRVRATAETLELSPLLERRPRELSGGQRQRVAMGRAIVRNPKVFLFDEPLSNLDAKLRGQMRIEIKSLQRSLGVTSVYVTHDQLEAMTLADLLVVMNAGLVEQIGDPLDIYEKPASTFVASFIGAPPMNLLPVTRGEDGAFSFTDGSPVDAAQGYKDAATFGFRPEDADVAFDDDVPSGALTLGAEVQAVEPVGAESFLYCAAAGSHIVVRVAGRASAKPGDRLRVIVRPEKLHWFDLAGKRTG; encoded by the coding sequence ATGGCAACCGTCACACTCAATGACGTCAAAAAAGTCTATCCGGGCGGCGTTGAAGCCGTCAAAGGCGTCTCCATTGCCATTCCCGACAAGGCGCTCTGCGTACTGGTCGGTCCATCAGGCTGTGGCAAGTCCACACTGCTGCGCATGATCGCAGGCCTGGAATCGATCACTGACGGCACGGTCTCGATTGGCGACAGGGTCGTCAATGCCATTGGCCCGACCGAGCGCGACATCGCTATGGTGTTCCAGAATTACGCGCTCTACCCGCACATGAAGGTCTATGACAACATGGCGTATGGGCTGCGCAACCGTGGCACGCCCAAGGACGAGATTGACCGACGGGTGCGGGCGACTGCCGAGACGCTGGAACTCTCGCCACTTCTTGAGCGGCGACCGCGTGAGTTGTCCGGCGGCCAGCGACAGCGCGTCGCCATGGGCCGCGCCATCGTGCGCAATCCCAAAGTATTTTTGTTCGACGAACCGCTCTCCAATCTCGACGCCAAGCTGCGCGGCCAGATGCGCATCGAGATCAAGAGCCTGCAGCGCTCGCTTGGCGTCACCAGCGTCTACGTCACTCATGACCAACTGGAGGCTATGACACTTGCCGATCTGCTGGTGGTGATGAATGCAGGTCTGGTCGAGCAGATCGGCGACCCGCTCGATATCTACGAAAAGCCTGCATCAACATTTGTGGCGAGCTTCATCGGCGCGCCACCTATGAACTTGCTGCCCGTTACACGGGGAGAAGACGGCGCCTTTTCCTTCACCGACGGTTCGCCAGTGGATGCGGCCCAGGGCTACAAGGACGCTGCCACTTTCGGCTTCCGTCCCGAGGATGCCGATGTCGCCTTTGACGACGACGTGCCATCTGGCGCACTGACGCTTGGTGCCGAAGTTCAGGCCGTCGAACCAGTCGGCGCCGAGAGCTTCCTCTATTGCGCCGCAGCCGGATCCCACATCGTTGTGCGCGTCGCCGGTCGGGCATCGGCAAAGCCTGGAGACCGGTTACGCGTCATCGTCCGGCCCGAAAAGCTCCACTGGTTTGATCTCGCCGGAAAACGCACCGGCTGA
- the serA gene encoding phosphoglycerate dehydrogenase — MPRVLVSDKLSPTAVQIFKDRGVEVDYLPDLGKDKDKLLEIIHLYDGLAIRSATKVTEKLIAAATKLKVVGRAGIGVDNVDIPAASRKGIIVMNTPFGNSITTAEHAIALMFAVARELPAANASTHAGKWEKNRFMGVEITSKTLGIIGCGNIGAIVAQRAVGLKMHVVAFDPFLSEDRASELGVEKVELEELFGRADFITLHTPMTDKTRGIINAEAIAKMKDGVRIINCARGGLVVEADLIDGLKSGKVAGAGIDVFETEPATDSPLFGMDNVVCTPHLGASTSEAQENVALQVAEQMSDYLIKGAVSNAINMPSITAEEAPRLKPFVKLAEVLGAFVGQVTEDPIKEVEILFDGVTAMMNTKALISAALAGLIRPQMADVNMVSAPIMVKERGIIVAEVKRDKSGVFDGYIKLTVKTEKQTRSIAGTCFSDHKPRFIQIKGINLDAEVGQHMLYTTNNDAPGIIGLLGTVCGENGVNIANFQLGRNRPGGDAIALLYLDKPFPESVLEKVRAHQSIQSAKPLQFDIGAF, encoded by the coding sequence ATGCCCCGCGTTCTCGTCTCCGACAAGCTTTCTCCCACCGCCGTCCAGATATTCAAGGATCGCGGCGTCGAGGTCGACTATCTGCCCGATCTCGGCAAGGACAAGGATAAATTGCTCGAAATCATCCACCTGTATGACGGTCTTGCCATACGGTCGGCGACCAAGGTCACCGAAAAGCTGATCGCTGCGGCGACCAAACTCAAAGTGGTCGGTCGCGCCGGCATCGGCGTCGATAATGTTGATATACCTGCTGCCTCGCGCAAAGGTATCATCGTGATGAACACGCCTTTCGGCAATTCCATCACGACAGCCGAACACGCCATTGCGCTGATGTTTGCGGTGGCGCGCGAACTGCCTGCCGCCAATGCCTCTACCCATGCCGGCAAATGGGAAAAGAACCGCTTCATGGGTGTCGAGATTACCAGCAAGACGCTGGGCATCATCGGTTGTGGCAATATTGGAGCTATTGTCGCGCAACGCGCCGTAGGGCTGAAGATGCATGTGGTGGCGTTTGATCCGTTCCTTTCTGAAGATCGGGCCTCGGAACTCGGTGTCGAAAAGGTCGAACTGGAAGAGCTGTTCGGTCGTGCTGACTTCATCACGCTGCACACGCCGATGACAGACAAAACGCGCGGCATCATCAATGCCGAAGCCATAGCAAAGATGAAAGACGGAGTACGGATCATCAATTGCGCGCGCGGCGGGCTCGTTGTCGAGGCTGACCTGATAGACGGCTTAAAAAGCGGCAAGGTCGCCGGGGCAGGCATCGATGTGTTCGAGACAGAGCCGGCGACGGACAGCCCGCTGTTTGGAATGGACAATGTGGTGTGCACGCCCCATCTGGGTGCCTCAACCTCGGAAGCGCAGGAAAATGTTGCCTTGCAGGTGGCCGAGCAGATGTCGGACTATCTTATCAAGGGCGCGGTCTCCAACGCCATCAACATGCCCTCCATCACAGCCGAGGAAGCGCCACGGCTAAAACCATTCGTCAAGCTTGCGGAGGTACTCGGGGCGTTTGTCGGGCAGGTGACTGAAGATCCGATCAAGGAGGTTGAGATCCTGTTCGACGGCGTTACTGCGATGATGAACACCAAGGCACTGATTAGTGCCGCTCTTGCCGGCCTCATCCGCCCGCAAATGGCTGACGTCAATATGGTGTCGGCGCCGATCATGGTGAAGGAGCGCGGCATCATCGTTGCTGAAGTCAAGCGCGACAAATCCGGCGTTTTCGATGGCTATATCAAGCTGACTGTGAAGACGGAGAAGCAGACCCGCTCAATCGCCGGTACCTGCTTTTCAGATCACAAGCCACGCTTCATCCAGATCAAGGGTATCAATCTTGATGCCGAGGTGGGACAGCATATGCTCTACACCACCAACAATGATGCGCCGGGCATCATTGGACTTCTGGGCACGGTGTGCGGCGAGAACGGCGTGAACATCGCCAACTTCCAGCTCGGCCGAAACCGGCCCGGGGGCGATGCCATTGCGCTGCTCTATCTCGACAAGCCATTTCCAGAAAGCGTGCTGGAAAAGGTGCGCGCGCACCAATCGATACAGTCAGCCAAGCCGCTACAGTTTGACATAGGCGCGTTCTGA